In the genome of uncultured Sphaerochaeta sp., the window AGATATTGCCATTAGTTAAGCAGAATGATAGACGGGTAAAAACAATTACGCATATCATTGATTGTTTTGAAGCTAATGAATTGTCCGGATTTCAATTGACGCCAGTAGGTGCATGCATTGCTTATCTAGTTGCTAAGGAAATGGGATCGCAACTCAGCGATAGTCTCTTTGGAAAGTATTAAGTAATTCGAATATGGAGCTCTCTGGTTTATCTATTACTCCATATCTGGCCGTTTAGGCATATTCAGGACTCTTTGTCATCCTCCTAGTAAAGACAAAACCTTGGCTCTATAACCAAGGCTCTGGTAGGAAATTCTCTAAACTCTTCTCTTCTTTTGCTAGGTATATTTTGAGTGAGCTTGCTTACCAAAATCACCGAGTGTAGCGGAACGTATGGCTAATCGTTGTGTGAATCAGAAAAGCCCATCAAATGCATCCTCGTGCTCAAGAAACCTCCGATAACTATCCTTCAAAGAAGGGTGGTTATACCTTTCAGTCATGCTCTCTGAACTATGACCTGTAGTCGCTTGGAGAATATCAATCGGGAGAACATTTCTGAGTAGGGTGTTGTAGGTATGTCTGAAACTATGAATTACCAGATTCCTACGATCGGTCTTAATCTCTGCTTTCTGTAGAGCCTTCTGAAATCTATTCTGAAGCGTCTTTCCCATGATTGGTCTGCTGCCATTGCTCCCATAGAAAATCAAATCCTCTGGATCATGGAAAGGCGTACTCGCTTTCCAATGTTCCAGAATCTCCTCTGCTCTCTGACTCAATACCACAACTCTGCTTTTTCCTGTCTTGGTGCTCCCAGTGGAATCATCGTTCTTGATGGATTCTTCAATCAATAAACCATTTCGCTTCTTGTCTTCGATTACATGCTTCCACTTCAAAGCTCTGGCTTCACCTCTTCTCATCCCTGTTGTTGCCAGGATGAAAAAGTAATATGCATACTCTTCCTCTCTCCAAATCTTCATCAGTGCGTCGAGGTCGCTCGGGAACAGCTTTTGTAGCTCTGCTTGGGAAAATACATCTCTGGTCTTCGGCTGAACCGCCAGCGACTCAACAGTCGAAAGACAGTTGTAGGAAATAACACCTTCTCGCTCTGCTTCTCTGAGAATGGTACGGAACGCATAAAGAATATGATTCTTCGTCTGATTGGATAGTTGCTCACCGGTCTTGATGCTCTTCAGTGATACCAGCCAGTTCTCAATCTCCACCCGATTCAATGAGGACAATGAACGCTTTCCGAACTGGGGTAAAATGTAATTGACAAGGTGGTCTCTTCGCAATTTTGCATTGGTCTTGGAAAATCTCTTTCCCTTCGCCAGTTGACGTTTGATCTGCAAACATTCAGCCCATACAAAGAATGTCTTGGCATACTCATTCAATGTTCTGTCTTTGCTGTCATTCTGAGAGAGGAACTTTTCCACTACGGCGACGGCTTCATGCTTCAGTGATTTGCCTGTGGATTTAGGTTTCCGCGTTCCATCATCATCGTAATAGTGGAAGAACCAAACAACGCCTTTCTTGTTCTTAGCATCTTTGTAGCGCTTGAAAAGGGTGTATCAATGTCTCATGGTCTTGAGTTTTGATGTAGATCCAGATGTATACCTGGGGTAGGTGAGTAGGGTAGAAAAAGAAAAGATACCAGCTATCTTGCCAGTATCTTCTTTCTTTATAGTGGTTTGTTAGTTTTACGCCAAAGAGGTCTCGAACCTCTGACCTACTGCTTAGAAGGCAGTTGCTCTATCCAACTGAGCTATTGGCGCATTGTAAGCCCTTGGGCTCTGAAAACGTTGAAACCTTACCGTAATTTGAAAAAAAGGTAAAGATGGCTGGAGAAGAAGGTTGCGGTATTGTGTGGTGTCATGTTTTGTTTGATTCCATTATATTTATACTTGCCTAATGGTGATGTTCTGTGTATACTCTGTATTACCTAGTTAACAACTAGGAAATAAACATATTCACCTGAGGAGGTACAGAGATGTTTACCCAATATTCACTCCCTTATGGTTTTGCAGACCTTGAACCCCATATTGATCAACTTACCATGGAAACGCACTACACAAAGCACCATGCAGCCTATACGAACAACCTCAACGCAGCGGTTGAAAAAGACAGCACCCTTGCAGGCAAGAGCATTGAGGAGATCCTTTCCAATCTGGAAGCGATCAAGGATGAAGGATTGAGAACAACCATCAGAAACAATGGGGGAGGCTATGTGAACCACAACCTCTATTTCTCAACACTTTCTCCCAATACTGCCGCAGAGCCTACCGGTGCACTGCTGAACCAGATCAAGGAGCAGTACAAGAGCCTGGAAGGCTTGCAGGAAGAACTTGCAAAGCAAGCCGCAGGCCGGTTCGGTTCCGGCTGGGCTTTCCTGGTAGCATTCAAGGACGGAAGCCTGAAGGTGGTCAACACACCCAACCAGGATACCCCGTTGATGGACAAGGGGGGTGGCACTCCCATCCTTGGCATTGATGTGTGGGAACATGCCTACTATCTGAAGTACAAGAACCTTCGTGCTGAGTACATCAAGGCATTCTTCAAGGCACTTGATTGGAAGTTGGTTGAGCTGAACTACCAGAAAGTTGCGTACTGATTTCTGTAGGACAGGAGAAACACCCACCTCTTTACCAGGGGTGGGTGTTTCTCTGTGTGAAGGTGTCAAAACTATGCAAGGAATATACAAACCCTTGTATAGTAACAAAGAGAGAACGGAAAAATACAAAAAGAGAGCGGAACAAAGCAAATGAAATCTGAGTGAGTTGCTTGATAAAGAATCTGATTCTCACTAATATATCAGTATAAAAAGAGTGATACAAAAAAGGAGCAACACCATGGAAAAGAACGAAATCCAGAAAAAAGAAAGCATTGAATTCCTCATCAAGAACACTGACATGTTCCTGGATGTAGACTATACAAAACTTGCAGCACATATTGAGGGGCATCGGTACTTTTTGGGCAAGAACCTGAAGATGCCGATCACCTGGGATCAGGCAACCTACTCTTGGATGAGCAACATCTATGAACCGCTCAGCCAGATGATGGAAACCTGGACGACTCAGATGAGTTTCCCCGGCAGGAGAAAAGCAGACCTCTTCTTCGAGCTCTGCGACCACCTCTACTTCATGAGCCTCGAGAAGCAGGCTGAAGTGAATCCCTACTATGCGGTCCTTGACTACAGTGCACAGTACGGCAAGAGCATCGGTAAGTTTTTCGCCAAGTTGGCAAGTCTCAACCATGCAGCGTAAGTCTTTTCAAAAATGAGGGTTTATTTGTACTTCAGAAGGTGGCAATGCCACCTTTTGTCGTAGAGAAAGGAGAAGCCGCCAGATTTGGCGGCTTCTTTTACGCTCAGGCAATGTTCCGTTTTTTCCAGCGTTCGGTGACCACCGGCCCGAGCAAGGTGACCAACGTCAGGATGACAAATACCCATGCAATCGGGGAGGCTACGAAGATTGAGTAGGAACCTTCGCTCATCAGCAGGGCCCTGCGGAAGTTGGACTCTGCCATCGGTCCCAGAATGAGACCCAGTACAGCAGGAGAAACCGAAACATCGGCCTTCTGCAGGAAGTAGCCGAGGATACCGAAGAAGAGCATCACCCCGACATCGAAGAAGTTGGTGTTGATCGCATAACTGCCGACAACACACAGGACGAAGATCATGGGGGTAAGAATAGCCTTGGGAACCGAAAGCACCTTCACAAAGAGCTTGAGGCTGGAAAGACCAAGCACAAGCATCGTCACGTTGGCGATGAACATTCCCAGGAAGATTGAGTATACCAGCGTGGTGTGTTCGGTGAACAACAGAGGACCTGGCTGCAAGCCCTGCACAGTCAAGGCTCCGATGAGGATTGCTGCAACAGCATCACCGGGAACACCCATGGTGAGCATTGGGATCAAGGCACCGCCGGTGACTCCGTTGTTTCCCCCTTCGGGAGCTGCAATGCCCTCAGGAATGCCGGTACCGAACAGTTCGGGATGGCGGCTGCTTCGCTTTGCCTGGCTGTAGGAGACGAATGCCCCGATCTCAGCCCCTGCACCGGGGACAATACCGATCATGGTCCCGATGACACCGGAGAGAGGAGCGGTCTTGAGAATGACTTTCCAATCCTTCTTGCTGGGCCACACCTTGCTGATCTTTTGCGTTACCTGGTCAGGGGTGAAGATATTCTCAACCGTGGAGAACGCCTGGCTCATGGCGAACAAACCGATCATGACCGGGATGAAGGACATGCCGCTGAGCAGATTGATGTTGTTGAACGTAAAGCGGGGATAGCCGGTGATGCCGTCGATGCCGATGAAGGAGAGGCTGATGCCAAGCGCACCGCAGAGGACGCCTTTCGCCAAGCTGTTGCCGCTGATGGAAGCGATGATGGAGAGGCCGAAGACAGCAAGCAGGAAGAACTCAGGGGCGCTGAAGCGCAGGGCAAGCTTTGCAAGCTGTGGGCTGATGAGCCAAAGGGCGAGTACGCTGACCACTCCTCCGAGGAATGAGGAAACGGTGGAAATGCCCATGGCCCTTCCACTCTCCCCACGCTTGGAGAATTCGTACCCGTCAAGAACTGTTGCTGCCGCAGCAGGAGTTCCTGGTGTTCTGAGCAGGATGGCCGAAATGGATCCTCCGTAGATGGCTCCCACATACACACCGATCAGCAAAAGGATGCCGGGGGTGGCCTCCATCCCAAAGGTAAGGGGCAGAACCAGCGCAACACCCATGGTGGCGGTGAGCCCTGGCAGGGAACCGATGCAGATGCCGGTGAAAACCCCAAGGATGATGAACAGGAATATTTGTACGCTGAATACTGAGTTCAATACTTCTAAAAGCATGGGATTACCTCCGTCGTCTAGATGAGCAGGCCGAAGCGCATCGGTACATTGAGGACAGAACCGAAGAGCAGGAAGATGGCCACGGTAAACAGGACACTGATGAGGATGGTTTTCCACCAAGGCCTCTTGCTGAACCACTTGATGTAGAGAATCAGCATGATGGAGGTGGTAACCACAAATCCCACCAAGGGGAGCAGGACGAAGTAGAGGACAAGGCCTCCCATCGTTATATAGACGTTCACGACGTTCTTGCTTTTCAGGTCAATGGCTGTATCCATCTCCTTGGGCATGCGCAAGGTATAGATGAACAGCGTGAGGGCGCTGAGTATGATCAGGCTGGCAATGATGATGGGGAACATGCCC includes:
- a CDS encoding site-specific integrase, yielding MEKFLSQNDSKDRTLNEYAKTFFVWAECLQIKRQLAKGKRFSKTNAKLRRDHLVNYILPQFGKRSLSSLNRVEIENWLVSLKSIKTGEQLSNQTKNHILYAFRTILREAEREGVISYNCLSTVESLAVQPKTRDVFSQAELQKLFPSDLDALMKIWREEEYAYYFFILATTGMRRGEARALKWKHVIEDKKRNGLLIEESIKNDDSTGSTKTGKSRVVVLSQRAEEILEHWKASTPFHDPEDLIFYGSNGSRPIMGKTLQNRFQKALQKAEIKTDRRNLVIHSFRHTYNTLLRNVLPIDILQATTGHSSESMTERYNHPSLKDSYRRFLEHEDAFDGLF
- a CDS encoding superoxide dismutase, with translation MFTQYSLPYGFADLEPHIDQLTMETHYTKHHAAYTNNLNAAVEKDSTLAGKSIEEILSNLEAIKDEGLRTTIRNNGGGYVNHNLYFSTLSPNTAAEPTGALLNQIKEQYKSLEGLQEELAKQAAGRFGSGWAFLVAFKDGSLKVVNTPNQDTPLMDKGGGTPILGIDVWEHAYYLKYKNLRAEYIKAFFKALDWKLVELNYQKVAY
- a CDS encoding tripartite tricarboxylate transporter permease, giving the protein MLLEVLNSVFSVQIFLFIILGVFTGICIGSLPGLTATMGVALVLPLTFGMEATPGILLLIGVYVGAIYGGSISAILLRTPGTPAAAATVLDGYEFSKRGESGRAMGISTVSSFLGGVVSVLALWLISPQLAKLALRFSAPEFFLLAVFGLSIIASISGNSLAKGVLCGALGISLSFIGIDGITGYPRFTFNNINLLSGMSFIPVMIGLFAMSQAFSTVENIFTPDQVTQKISKVWPSKKDWKVILKTAPLSGVIGTMIGIVPGAGAEIGAFVSYSQAKRSSRHPELFGTGIPEGIAAPEGGNNGVTGGALIPMLTMGVPGDAVAAILIGALTVQGLQPGPLLFTEHTTLVYSIFLGMFIANVTMLVLGLSSLKLFVKVLSVPKAILTPMIFVLCVVGSYAINTNFFDVGVMLFFGILGYFLQKADVSVSPAVLGLILGPMAESNFRRALLMSEGSYSIFVASPIAWVFVILTLVTLLGPVVTERWKKRNIA
- a CDS encoding tripartite tricarboxylate transporter TctB family protein, encoding MRKANFIVSGTFTLFAIFIIAISLGYPPSNHGVPGPGMFPIIIASLIILSALTLFIYTLRMPKEMDTAIDLKSKNVVNVYITMGGLVLYFVLLPLVGFVVTTSIMLILYIKWFSKRPWWKTILISVLFTVAIFLLFGSVLNVPMRFGLLI